Proteins encoded in a region of the Ancylobacter sp. SL191 genome:
- a CDS encoding ATP-binding protein: protein MISSRNRHTIFLLKGGLIVASVVLFVATVMLYVSQARQGALLTATVRSSGWVAYQAHIELVKTEAAFATTSIIPTNDGLRALRMRLEILRSRLPLLYNSDEGRLLRGVLDIEPQVRDYEIKVDRILEEVETLDAEDGDSGHRLKELGATLEPLGRLLHSTLMQSVAYNQEIFRREKELAQATGIVPLVLLFISGTALALLLFFQARNDRLRLDQIMQAQSTLKAMEENLRAVIQSVPACMVVIDPVDDTVSFFNSTAASLISTSPDDPGWRRLVRGARDASNDMSGRQWGYLSMAYTRPGGEIVSLRGSFCEVLWQQRPQQLLVLVDTTRVRNAELQVMQAAKLATLGEMATAIAHELNQPLAVIKMAVANAKRLLEPLEGGEPVAVKLDRISAQVDRAKRITDQVRRYGRMPTEQHQLFSLRTAVEMAMSFVTEQFRAADIRLSIQADVPAEVSVFGEQTMFEQVIVNLLVNAHDAFETATPNRSRAVRVTVRREAEQAFVEVEDNAGGISPDMLARLFEPFATTKPAEKGTGLGLSLARSVVRDMGGSIIGENAENGARFVISLPTALASVSRDAA from the coding sequence TTGATTTCCTCACGCAATAGACACACCATCTTCCTGCTGAAGGGTGGGCTGATCGTTGCGTCCGTTGTCCTCTTCGTGGCGACGGTGATGCTGTATGTCTCGCAGGCGCGGCAGGGCGCGCTGCTGACCGCCACTGTCCGCAGCTCCGGCTGGGTCGCCTATCAGGCGCATATCGAGCTGGTGAAGACCGAGGCGGCATTCGCCACCACCTCGATCATCCCGACCAATGACGGCCTGCGCGCGCTACGGATGCGGCTGGAGATCCTGCGTTCGCGCCTGCCGCTGCTCTACAATTCGGATGAGGGTCGGCTGCTGCGGGGCGTGCTTGATATCGAGCCGCAGGTTCGCGACTACGAGATCAAGGTGGATCGCATCCTCGAAGAGGTGGAAACGCTCGACGCCGAGGACGGCGACAGCGGGCACCGGCTGAAGGAACTCGGCGCCACGCTCGAGCCGCTCGGCCGCCTGCTGCACAGCACGCTGATGCAGTCGGTCGCCTATAATCAGGAAATCTTCCGCCGCGAGAAGGAACTCGCCCAGGCGACCGGCATCGTGCCGCTGGTGCTATTGTTCATCTCCGGCACCGCGCTGGCGCTGCTGCTGTTCTTCCAGGCGCGCAACGACCGCCTGCGGCTCGACCAGATCATGCAGGCGCAGTCGACGCTGAAGGCCATGGAGGAGAATCTCCGCGCGGTCATTCAGTCCGTTCCCGCCTGCATGGTGGTGATCGATCCGGTCGACGACACGGTTAGCTTCTTCAATTCCACCGCCGCCTCGCTGATCTCGACCTCGCCGGATGATCCCGGCTGGCGCCGGCTGGTGCGCGGCGCCCGCGATGCGTCCAACGACATGAGCGGGCGCCAGTGGGGGTATCTGTCGATGGCCTATACCCGCCCGGGCGGTGAGATCGTCTCGTTGCGCGGCTCCTTCTGCGAGGTGCTGTGGCAGCAGCGGCCCCAGCAATTGCTGGTGCTGGTCGACACCACACGGGTGCGCAACGCCGAGCTCCAGGTGATGCAGGCGGCCAAGCTCGCCACGCTCGGCGAGATGGCGACGGCCATCGCCCATGAGCTCAACCAGCCGCTCGCCGTCATCAAGATGGCGGTGGCCAATGCCAAGCGCCTTCTGGAGCCGCTGGAGGGCGGCGAACCGGTCGCCGTCAAGCTCGATCGCATCTCCGCGCAGGTCGACCGTGCCAAGCGCATCACCGACCAGGTGCGCCGCTATGGCCGGATGCCGACCGAGCAGCATCAGCTCTTCTCGCTGCGCACGGCGGTGGAAATGGCGATGAGCTTCGTCACCGAACAGTTCCGCGCCGCCGATATCCGGCTGTCGATTCAGGCCGATGTGCCGGCCGAGGTGTCTGTGTTTGGCGAGCAGACCATGTTCGAGCAGGTCATCGTCAACCTGCTGGTGAACGCGCATGACGCGTTCGAGACCGCGACACCCAACCGCTCGCGGGCGGTGCGGGTGACGGTGCGCCGGGAGGCCGAGCAGGCTTTCGTCGAGGTCGAGGACAATGCCGGCGGCATTTCCCCCGACATGCTGGCCCGCCTGTTCGAGCCCTTCGCCACCACCAAGCCGGCCGAGAAGGGCACGGGGCTCGGCCTGTCGCTGGCTCGCAGCGTGGTGCGCGACATGGGTGGCTCGAT